Within Oribacterium sp. oral taxon 102, the genomic segment TGCTGTTTGCAATCTCTGATTGATTGCTCTCCTGTTTTTTGAAAGAAAATCCGGCGAGGCATTGCCTCGCCGGATTTTCTTCCGTCATACGCCAGCTATCCTGCACTTACTGTATAAGACGATACCTGCAAGCAGCCAGATAAGGAACAGCAGCGGAATGCCGAGCGTGAAGCGCAGCTTTCGTGTCTTGTGGCGAAAGAGCCACATTCCGAGCAGCGCCCCCGCCGCGCCGCCCAGCATTGCCGAGAGCAGCAGCGTCCGTTCGGAAATCCTCCATGCCCTCCGGATCGCGCGCCGCTTGTCCGCGCCGTAGAGCAGGAAGCTCCCGAGATTCAGGAGGAGCAGATATCCTGCGGCCGCCCTCTGCATTTATCCGACCGCCGGCGCGTGAAAGTCCGGGATCCGTTCGCTCCAGTCCGTGATGCCGAGAATTTCCTTCGCAAATTCCGAGACCTCCAGCGACTTCGCCGGATCGTCGATGTAACGGAAAACCTCATGTGCCGGCTTCGCGACGAGCTGATGATTCTGAATCGAAGAAAGCCCGAAGGAGAGCCCGTGCGCGGTTTCCCCCTCATTGTCCTCCTGCCGGCTCAGGAGATAGGCGCTGATGTACGGATTGTTGTCTACTATGTAATAGGAATACGCCACTGCCGCAGCCTGCTCCTGCGTCTTGTCCTGCTTTCCCTTCGTGCTGCTGAAGCCCTGCTCTGTCAGGAAGATCTTCCGCACCTCTCCGCCCGGCGTCAGCATCGCTTCATTTCTCATAAAGTCCGTCAGCACATGCAGATTCTGGAAGCTGATCACCTGCGTATCGTTCGTCTGATCTACCTTGCCGCTCTCCTCATCGTCCCAGAATTCCGGACTGCTCAGAGGGTAGGAGTATGGATGATACGCCAACGCCCAGTTCGTACGTCCCTCGGCATAGTCCCAGTGATTGAACCACTCCAGCACATCCCTTCCCTTGTACTTCCCTACCGGCGCCGCCTCCGGCAGGCTGTTCCAGTAGTGATCCAGCGAAAACATGATATTGTCATTGGAGCTCTCCGCCTTCATCGCCGTATAGAACACACGGAAGGCGCGCTGGAAAAGCC encodes:
- a CDS encoding DUF1294 domain-containing protein, translated to MQRAAAGYLLLLNLGSFLLYGADKRRAIRRAWRISERTLLLSAMLGGAAGALLGMWLFRHKTRKLRFTLGIPLLFLIWLLAGIVLYSKCRIAGV